Within the Emticicia oligotrophica DSM 17448 genome, the region TCTAATAAATAGTGCTGTTGAACCTTTTTCAATGTAAGCTCCACCTGTATTCTGATTATTGTTTTCTAATGCTTTAAATACATCATCAATGGTAATACCAGTGGCTTGTAGCTTGTGTGGGTCAATTTCGATTGAAAATTGTTTAAGTTTCCCCCCAAAACTACTTACTTCGGCTACTCCTTTTACTCCCAAAAGCTGACGGCGAACAATCCAATCCTGAATCGTACGTAGAGAAGTGGCATCATATTTAGATTCATAACCTTCTTTTGGCCGCACCACATATTGATAGATTTCGCCTAAACCTGTTGAGACTGGCCCAAGTTCTGGAACTCCAATGCCTGCGGGTATTTGACTTTGTACTTTTTGTAGCCGTTCTGCTACTTGCTGCCTCGCCCAATAAATATCGGTTTCGTCGTCGAAAACTATTGTAACGAGTGAAAGACCAAATCGTGAAAAACTTCTGATTTCTAAAAGACCGTGAATATTATTGTTAGCCTGCTCGATTGGAAAAGTTACCAAGCGTTCGATATCAGTTGCTCCAAAAGAAGGGGCAACAGTAATTACTTGAACTTGGTTATTGGTAATATCTGGTACTGCATCAATGGGCAATTTTGTCACCTCATAGCTACCGTAGCCTATGAGTGCAAGTGTAAAAAGCCCAATAATGAGTTTGTTGCGAATAGCAAACCCAATGATTGAATTTAGCATGGTATTGAAATATTAGTAAATGCTACGAGACTAAGTCCTTTGTAGCTTAATTTTATGAAAGTATAACTCAATTATGGCAATTATTGCCCCAATAGAGAAGTAATGAGTCGAAGTTTCGACTGAATGTATATCAGGTAAAATTAATATTTGGGTGGTTGCCAAATAGAAGAAAGGTAGGCTGATAGAATGCTACCCGAAGAAGCAAAAAAGATGTCTTTCTTTTCAGAGATAATTACTTTAATATGAGATAGTTGAATCGTATGAAAAATACTTATCGGGAAAACAAATGTCGATGAGCAGTGGTCATGCGATTTAAACGGGAGTTTATTATCAGTAGCAGCATCACCATCATCGGCGTGGTCAAGGGCATAGTGGTGATACAAAAACTCACCGAATGACATACTTGGGTCTTTTTCTTGGTGTTCGGTGAAGTGTGAAAACAGCAACGGAAATTTGAGCAACTGGCTTGCTTCAGTTGCGGTTAGAAGGTAGATAACGATTAATAATTTCGAAATAGTTGCTTTCACGATATAAAAGTAATAATAAATCGAAGAAAAAAGTTCTTTTATTACCAAAATCGGAGTAATTTAGATTGAGTTTAAATCAGAGCTAATCGGTTTTTGCTTTCTGGTCTTTTACAATTAAATAAAAATCATTATCGAGTTGTAGATAGCCGAATTCATACACAAAGTAATAGGTCGAACCTTTTTGTGTGGTGCGAATGCTTGTAAAAAGATTAAAGTCAAATCCACGTTCGAGTAAGGTATTGCGTGTGGTTTTATTTTTATCATCTCGACAAATATCCTCTAAAATCTTACGATTCCTTCGAAGTGCGTTGTTGATATTTCGAACGTAGTTATTGGCATCAGCATTTATTTTGTTGTTGTAGGCATTGCGGCATAAGTCCGAACAAAACTTTTTATCTGACCTTCCAATAATTGGTTCTCCACATTCTAAACATTGTTTTTGAGGCATGATTTAGTAGTTTTTTATTTATACTTGATTTACAGCACATTATAAATATGCT harbors:
- a CDS encoding DUF2116 family Zn-ribbon domain-containing protein, encoding MPQKQCLECGEPIIGRSDKKFCSDLCRNAYNNKINADANNYVRNINNALRRNRKILEDICRDDKNKTTRNTLLERGFDFNLFTSIRTTQKGSTYYFVYEFGYLQLDNDFYLIVKDQKAKTD